From the genome of Chiloscyllium plagiosum isolate BGI_BamShark_2017 unplaced genomic scaffold, ASM401019v2 scaf_14284, whole genome shotgun sequence:
GCTCAGGTCGGGGAGTGAATGTGTTTGCCTTTACCCTCTTTTCTACTCTGTCCCCACCTTGCTGTCACTctgtctccccctccctctctccttctttccctccctgtctgtgtgcagAGCTGTTCCTGAGGTGATGAAGCCCCCAGTGAGAGCGCGAGCTGCCCCACGCCGCTATGGCATGGACTTGGAGACCGAAGCCATGGATATCGATGGCGAGGGTGCGGAGTGGAGCGTTCGAGCAAAGCGGCTGCTGCTGCGGGCCCTGAAGAAGCAGAGTTCGAGCAAGGAGCCGGATCTGAGCAGCATCGACAGCGAGGTACCCGGGAAGACCCGTGAGCAGGTGGGTACCGAGCGAGGAGATCTTGAGTGTGGCTGTCCCAACCGCCCTGCAGCTCTTCATCTCCCGTCCAGACTCCTGGCTTTCCCAGTAACACTGACCGAGTTTTCTGTGTCCTCAGATTGCCGCTTACCTCGAGGAATTGAAGGTGAGCTCCATCCGGAGTATTATTCAACGCAATTACCTCGATCGTCTCCGAGAGAAACGTCTCCGTCGGCGGCAGCTCCGGGCCCCACTGCAGGTCAGTCACAAACCGACGGGGTGGGGAAGAAGGGGAGGGCGCGGGCCCCAAAGTGGGGGGGTGAGAGCACAGGCCATGCCCACTTCTCAGTGTGTGGCCAGTTTTatgagatttgattgaggtagTTTTTGCTGGATTGATACTGCGcttgtttaaatggagagaatTACAGAAGGACAGTGACCCACTGACCTTTCCTGTGTCAGAGGGATGCTGAGTTTAGTTTCAAAATTAAGTGAGTGGATAGACTATAGGTTCTGATGTTTGGATAAATGGGTTTAAAGAAATGCACAATCTATTAGAGATCCCAGGTGTTAAAGTACATATTCGAGATGGCTTAGGGGATTCCTGATGGACTCGACCTGTAAGTGTCTCTCGGTTCATCCCGGAGATCGTACTCTGTGGtcatctggaatataaaactcttattgacaattttgtttaaattatgaccttttatttaccaatggcatccATGTTACACTATAACATAGGTACCTACAGGCCAGGCTTGTGCTAAGGTTTTAAAATCATTATCAGGAGTAGCGGCACCAGCTCTTACCCCCAAGAGCGTCCTCCGGCTACTCCCCTTATTGCTGCCAGcaagctgtctttatacagaaattgGTGTTAAAATGACAAAAAACCCCACTTGCTCTTAATcggataagcagcaataaaattgcaaaagtttgcagaggaagagaaactcattgatAGGTCTGAGTACGCTTGACTAACTAAGTGACAGTCACGTCAAAGTGGGAAGCCCTGATCAAgccaggccgaatggcctattgctTTGGCAAGATAACCTTCCCTTTTGACAGTGTGTTACAATGAGAGACTAGAATAAACTATGTGggaaaggtcatgaggtaacATGCCCG
Proteins encoded in this window:
- the LOC122545204 gene encoding snRNA-activating protein complex subunit 2-like produces the protein MKPPVRARAAPRRYGMDLETEAMDIDGEGAEWSVRAKRLLLRALKKQSSSKEPDLSSIDSEVPGKTREQIAAYLEELKVSSIRSIIQRNYLDRLREKRLRRRQLRAPLQVSHKPTGWGRRGGRGPQSGGVRAQAMPTSQCVASFMRFD